The following coding sequences lie in one Thermosulfuriphilus ammonigenes genomic window:
- a CDS encoding homoserine dehydrogenase, producing the protein MEKIKIGIIGLGTVGTGTVAALRRNRELINKRLGASIEVKRIAVRDIRRPRQVDLPPGILTEAADEIVHDPEIAIVVELIGGIEPARSYILAALRAGKCVVTANKALLAECGQEIYQAAAEAGTEVAFEASVGGGIPIIKTLREALAANRILSLLGIVNGTCNYILTRMTEAGLSFNEALTEAQKAGFAEADPSLDVEGLDSAHKLAILATLAYDTCIPLQEIYVEGITAVEPLDIRFGRELGYVVKLLALSRETDGGIEVRVHPTLVPEGHMLASVREAHNAFYITGDTVGDILLYGQGAGAWPTGSAVCADIIDLARAIRRGKKTRLGPPSFRQPRRLLPMEEVVSRYYFRFSAVDRPGVLSKIAGVLGDHRISIASVIQKGRDEGGSVPIVMITHEAREADVRQALRVVNRLEVVTAATKFIRILEGQHFAPSP; encoded by the coding sequence ATGGAGAAGATCAAGATCGGCATCATCGGCCTGGGAACAGTGGGAACCGGCACTGTCGCGGCCTTACGCCGCAACAGAGAGCTTATTAACAAACGGCTGGGGGCCTCCATTGAGGTAAAAAGGATCGCTGTAAGGGATATTCGGCGTCCACGCCAGGTAGATCTCCCCCCCGGGATACTCACAGAGGCGGCAGATGAGATCGTCCATGATCCGGAGATCGCCATTGTCGTTGAGCTCATCGGGGGAATAGAGCCGGCCCGAAGCTATATCTTGGCGGCCCTAAGGGCAGGGAAATGCGTGGTTACGGCCAACAAGGCCCTTCTGGCCGAATGTGGTCAGGAAATCTACCAGGCGGCGGCCGAGGCGGGAACTGAAGTGGCCTTTGAGGCCAGCGTAGGCGGTGGCATTCCTATAATTAAGACTTTAAGGGAAGCCCTGGCGGCCAATCGCATCCTCTCCCTCCTGGGAATTGTCAATGGGACCTGCAATTATATTCTCACCCGGATGACTGAAGCCGGTCTTTCCTTTAATGAGGCCCTAACGGAGGCCCAGAAGGCCGGCTTTGCCGAAGCCGACCCCAGCCTTGACGTCGAAGGCCTTGATTCCGCTCACAAGCTGGCCATTCTGGCTACCCTGGCCTATGACACCTGCATACCCCTTCAGGAAATCTATGTGGAGGGCATTACCGCTGTAGAACCCCTGGATATCCGCTTTGGCCGGGAGCTGGGATATGTAGTTAAGCTTTTGGCCCTTTCCCGGGAAACAGACGGGGGCATTGAGGTCCGGGTTCATCCCACCCTGGTACCCGAAGGGCACATGCTGGCCAGTGTCAGGGAGGCCCATAATGCCTTCTACATAACCGGAGACACCGTAGGAGATATCCTCCTTTACGGACAGGGGGCCGGGGCCTGGCCCACAGGAAGTGCCGTCTGTGCCGACATTATTGATCTGGCCAGAGCCATACGCCGGGGCAAAAAGACCCGGTTGGGCCCCCCAAGCTTTCGCCAACCCCGCAGGCTTCTACCTATGGAGGAGGTGGTCAGCCGCTACTACTTTCGCTTCTCCGCGGTGGACCGCCCTGGTGTTCTCTCCAAGATTGCCGGGGTTTTGGGAGACCACCGGATATCCATCGCCTCAGTGATCCAAAAAGGACGCGACGAAGGAGGATCTGTTCCCATAGTCATGATCACCCACGAGGCCCGGGAGGCCGACGTCCGCCAGGCCTTAAGGGTGGTAAATCGTCTGGAGGTGGTCACTGCGGCTACCAAGTTTATCCGCATCCTGGAAGGTCAGCATTTTGCCCCTTCCCCTTGA